cccaccagtcaaaccttgtgcaaatgaaaattttccttaccctgccgttatactaagacttggcacgaccttgacgcgaccttgaaacacaacaagagagaaaaaaaaaggcatttgcacaaggtttgaatggtggggcacgatctaggaggacgccctgaggctgtctagccagaaaaaacgcgaaaattccagaagtagttaaaatgaacaattaccaaaaaagttatgggttgaggcgttttttatcaaacagcctgtataatgaaaaaatatatttgttttttttttgtgtcaaTTGTCCTATTATGTTTCATGTGATTTTGCTCTAGCACTTTTGTGTGTCCAAATGCAGCCCTgaggttttattaattaacgtGGGCGACACCTCAAATTTAGATTGTGGTAAAACAGAAAGAGTTAGTAGGATGCTATTATAGTAAGTTGTTAGTAAGATGGTTTAACTGTTGCGCGATAGCAAATTTGCAAGAAATATGTAGGTTGAAATAGTGCTAAGatatcaatattttatcaaGGGCTTAATTATTCAGGAAGTTTCAGGTTGTCTTGAAGCTGTACATGTCCCTAACGATTTTGGTTTAAATATTAATCTATTATGGAATAATGAATCcgtttatgaaattaaaataagtacCAGTGAAACAGCGAACTTTACAAAATCGATTCGAATTAAATCGTTGTAGATTCCGGAAATGTTCCGATTTGTGCATCCGTTTTTCCTCCGGCATGTTGGGCTTTCAATCGCATACATACAGATAAAGACAATGCTCAAGTCTGTTCAGGAGTTAGAATTGGACCAATGCCCATTCTGAAAGTGCCCTGTCTCGGATACCCCGGAGGCAATCTCGCTGTAAGTCCTAACAATTACTGACATTTTATCTAGTTCTTCGCCGGACAAGTGCAAATCGAGGGTATTATTTTAATCCGCCATATCCACAACTGCGTCACTAATCATCACACGTGCATATAATATTATCTGTGATATCAAAACACATTAgagattctaaaattttattgttccggATTTAGAggattattttgttgtttcgcAAGTGCAAGTGCAACATCCGACCAGTTATTATTACAGACCACCATAAAACCGGTGCCGCGAAAACATttatacataataaaaatggacGTTGATTTGCTTAAAAATTCACCTTTTATCATAACAGATGAAACGTCTCCGTAAAATATAATGCTTACATTTCACGGTGTGAAGCGAGTAAAAAAGCAAGCATTCTTCGCTAATGCGCTAAATATGTAACCTGTATGAAACAAGCTCAGACGTGACAAAACTATAAAACGTAGAGTACTGCTATTTTTCCTTTTCACATATTAAgatgaatttaaataataacagtAGCTTTACAATTACGAAGTTCCAGCAGTACTAACACCA
The sequence above is drawn from the Tenebrio molitor chromosome X, icTenMoli1.1, whole genome shotgun sequence genome and encodes:
- the LOC138140094 gene encoding uncharacterized protein, whose translation is MSSQDAHLETLISSAQLNKVEIVLRYQYFIKGLIIQEVSGCLEAVHVPNDFGLNINLLWNNESVYEIKINSGNVPICASVFPPACWAFNRIHTDKDNAQVCSGVRIGPMPILKVPCLGYPGGNLAVSPNNY